From one Phocaeicola salanitronis DSM 18170 genomic stretch:
- a CDS encoding uracil-DNA glycosylase family protein, protein MEGIVESHPLEPFLPGNAVLLMLGSFPPQKKRWSMDFFYPNWNNDMWRIFGLVFFNQKDYFVLPDKKSFDKERIVGFLVEKGIALYDTACVVKRLQNNASDKFLEVVEPTDVDLLLKRLPACRAIAVTGQKATDTICARMRIEEPPMGGKSRFEHGGLPFHLYRMPSSSRAYPLKLEKKAEIYQTMFEETGIL, encoded by the coding sequence ATGGAAGGCATTGTTGAAAGCCATCCGCTTGAACCGTTCCTTCCCGGCAACGCAGTCTTGTTGATGCTGGGAAGTTTTCCGCCCCAAAAGAAACGCTGGAGCATGGATTTCTTTTATCCGAATTGGAACAACGATATGTGGCGGATTTTCGGTCTGGTCTTTTTTAATCAGAAAGACTATTTCGTCTTGCCTGATAAGAAGTCATTCGACAAAGAGCGCATTGTTGGATTTTTGGTAGAAAAGGGAATCGCGCTCTACGATACGGCATGTGTGGTGAAACGCCTGCAGAATAATGCTTCGGACAAATTCTTGGAGGTGGTAGAACCAACAGATGTTGATTTGCTCTTGAAACGGCTTCCTGCATGTCGGGCAATAGCCGTTACGGGGCAGAAAGCTACTGATACGATTTGTGCGCGAATGCGGATTGAAGAGCCGCCTATGGGAGGTAAAAGCCGGTTTGAGCATGGAGGCTTGCCTTTTCACCTTTACCGGATGCCTTCTTCCAGCCGTGCTTATCCGCTTAAATTGGAGAAAAAAGCCGAAATCTATCAGACGATGTTTGAAGAAACCGGGATTTTATGA
- a CDS encoding cell division protein ZapA yields the protein MEDDKFKIHLLIDNERYPLTIFRKDEQLYRDAAKQIDYKLNKYRSMYPSFSATTHWAMAALELSFENISMKDRNDTQPYTEKIRQLMEDVETCIRPQTDE from the coding sequence ATGGAGGACGACAAATTTAAAATACATCTGCTGATTGATAATGAACGGTATCCGTTGACCATCTTCCGGAAAGACGAGCAACTGTACCGCGATGCAGCCAAACAGATTGACTATAAACTAAACAAATACCGGAGTATGTATCCGAGCTTCAGCGCGACGACACATTGGGCGATGGCAGCCTTGGAGTTGTCGTTCGAGAATATCTCGATGAAAGACCGGAACGATACCCAGCCGTACACAGAGAAAATCCGGCAGCTGATGGAAGACGTAGAAACGTGTATCCGTCCGCAAACGGACGAATAA
- the rny gene encoding ribonuclease Y — translation MNTVIFTVIAFLIGGALSYAFFKYGLKSRYDKIIKEAETEAEVIKKNKLLEVKEKFLNKKAELEKEVAARNQKIQQVENKLKQREMVLSQKHEELQRKRNETEAIRENLDAQLVVIDKKKEELDNLQIQERKKLEALSGLSAEEAKERLVESLKEEAKTQAQSYINDIMDDAKMSANREAKRIVIQTIQRIATETAIENSVTVFHIESDEIKGRIIGREGRNIRALEAATGVEIVVDDTPEAIVLSAFDPVRREIARLALHQLVTDGRIHPARIEEVVAKVKKQVEDEIIETGKRTTIDLGIHGLHPELIRIIGKMKYRSSYGQNLLQHARETANLCAVMASELGLNPKKAKRAGLLHDIGKVPDEEPELPHALLGMKLAEKYKEKPDICNAIGAHHDEIEMTSLLAPIVQVCDAISGARPGARREIVEAYIKRLNDLEQLAMSYPGVTKTYAIQAGRELRVIVGADKIDDKQTESLSAEIAKKIQDEMTYPGQVKITVIRETRAVSFAK, via the coding sequence ATGAATACAGTAATATTTACGGTCATTGCCTTCCTGATAGGAGGAGCACTTTCGTACGCATTCTTCAAGTATGGCTTGAAATCGCGTTACGATAAAATTATAAAGGAAGCTGAAACTGAAGCAGAAGTCATTAAAAAAAATAAGCTGCTTGAAGTAAAGGAAAAGTTTCTGAACAAGAAAGCTGAGTTGGAAAAAGAAGTGGCTGCACGCAACCAGAAAATCCAGCAGGTCGAAAACAAACTGAAGCAGCGCGAAATGGTGTTAAGCCAGAAGCATGAAGAACTTCAGCGCAAACGCAACGAAACGGAAGCCATCCGTGAGAACCTGGATGCTCAGTTGGTAGTCATCGACAAAAAGAAAGAAGAGTTGGACAACCTTCAGATACAAGAGCGCAAAAAACTGGAAGCTTTGTCGGGGCTTTCGGCGGAAGAAGCCAAAGAACGCCTTGTGGAATCGCTTAAGGAAGAAGCCAAAACGCAGGCACAATCGTATATCAATGACATTATGGACGATGCCAAAATGTCTGCCAACCGGGAAGCCAAACGCATCGTGATACAAACCATTCAGCGGATTGCCACTGAAACGGCTATCGAAAACTCCGTAACGGTGTTCCATATCGAGTCTGATGAAATAAAAGGACGCATCATCGGGCGTGAAGGACGCAACATTCGTGCCCTTGAAGCTGCTACAGGAGTGGAAATCGTAGTAGATGACACCCCCGAAGCCATCGTCCTTTCGGCGTTTGACCCTGTGCGTCGCGAGATAGCGCGGTTGGCGCTTCATCAACTGGTGACCGATGGGCGTATCCATCCCGCACGTATTGAAGAAGTCGTGGCGAAGGTGAAGAAACAGGTGGAAGACGAAATTATCGAAACGGGAAAGCGTACCACCATCGATCTTGGCATTCATGGCTTGCATCCCGAACTTATCCGCATCATAGGAAAGATGAAATACCGTTCGTCGTACGGGCAGAACCTTTTGCAACATGCACGTGAGACCGCTAACCTCTGCGCCGTCATGGCTTCTGAACTGGGATTGAATCCAAAGAAAGCCAAACGTGCCGGCTTGCTTCATGACATTGGTAAGGTGCCTGATGAAGAGCCCGAATTGCCACACGCATTATTGGGTATGAAATTGGCAGAGAAATACAAGGAAAAGCCTGATATATGCAATGCCATTGGCGCTCACCACGATGAGATAGAAATGACCAGTCTTTTAGCGCCTATCGTACAGGTATGCGATGCTATTTCAGGAGCACGTCCAGGTGCACGCCGTGAAATTGTAGAAGCTTATATCAAGCGTTTGAACGACCTGGAACAACTCGCTATGTCTTATCCAGGTGTTACGAAGACATACGCTATTCAGGCAGGGCGTGAACTCCGTGTCATCGTAGGAGCTGATAAGATTGATGATAAGCAGACAGAAAGCTTGTCCGCCGAGATAGCAAAGAAAATTCAAGACGAAATGACTTATCCGGGACAAGTGAAGATTACGGTTATTCGCGAAACGCGTGCTGTAAGTTTTGCGAAATAA
- a CDS encoding DUF1573 domain-containing protein: MKRIFSTLCFVAMMVAVLAAGTAEIKFDQTSHSFGSFSADSPKVTCKFKFTNTGNGPLVIHQAIASCGCTVPQYPKEPIKPGESGEITVTYNGAGKFPGHFRKSITLRTNAKQEVVRLYVEGDMTPASDID, translated from the coding sequence ATGAAACGAATTTTTTCCACTTTATGCTTTGTGGCAATGATGGTAGCAGTGCTTGCGGCTGGTACTGCTGAAATTAAATTCGACCAAACTTCGCATAGCTTTGGTTCTTTCTCTGCGGATAGTCCTAAAGTGACTTGTAAATTTAAGTTTACGAATACTGGGAATGGCCCCTTGGTAATCCATCAGGCTATAGCCTCCTGCGGATGTACGGTGCCTCAATACCCCAAAGAACCGATCAAGCCAGGCGAAAGCGGGGAAATTACCGTGACCTATAATGGTGCGGGCAAGTTCCCCGGACACTTCCGCAAAAGCATTACGTTGCGTACCAATGCCAAACAAGAAGTTGTTCGTCTTTATGTCGAAGGCGACATGACTCCGGCTTCTGATATTGACTAG
- a CDS encoding outer membrane beta-barrel protein, with protein sequence MKTFYKKIALTLCVFSMFALQSHAQWDSDKMHLTIDWQMNAPYSTDFADKISGWGMNFEGTYDIAPRWSVGAFINFHTNHKYIGRQTISLSPTESLTTDQQRSAYQLPFGITTAYNVYPSKGVKPYIGVKAGAVYTRYTTYYGTGGVYDNPWGFYASPEIGLKIFPFTNKRMGFHVAGYYSYMTNQAQTLTGEGIDGQNNVGFRLGVIF encoded by the coding sequence ATGAAAACATTTTATAAGAAAATAGCGCTTACACTTTGTGTATTTTCGATGTTCGCTTTACAAAGCCATGCACAATGGGATTCGGACAAAATGCATCTCACCATCGACTGGCAGATGAACGCTCCTTATTCAACGGACTTTGCCGACAAAATAAGCGGATGGGGAATGAACTTTGAAGGAACGTATGATATTGCTCCACGCTGGTCGGTAGGTGCATTCATCAACTTCCATACCAACCATAAGTATATAGGAAGACAAACCATCTCCCTCTCGCCTACCGAATCGCTTACAACCGACCAACAGCGTTCTGCTTATCAATTGCCCTTCGGCATTACCACCGCATACAACGTTTACCCGAGCAAGGGTGTAAAGCCTTACATTGGCGTGAAAGCGGGTGCGGTCTATACCCGCTATACGACCTATTACGGAACCGGAGGCGTATATGATAACCCGTGGGGATTTTATGCCTCACCCGAAATAGGCCTGAAGATTTTCCCATTCACGAACAAGCGCATGGGATTCCATGTAGCCGGTTATTACAGTTATATGACCAACCAGGCCCAAACTTTAACCGGCGAAGGCATAGACGGGCAAAACAACGTGGGTTTCCGTCTTGGCGTTATCTTCTAG
- a CDS encoding DUF4136 domain-containing protein encodes MKKKFLLFAGITALFLAACEKDPDMGELDTDLVVYTNHDNSVDFSQYATYYLPDSILEAGSVRASYWTDENAQTLIDEVESQMTRLGYQRITDPSQKDEADVGIQLSYLAQTKTVISGGYWNGWWDSFYWGGYWGGWYYPYPVTYSYDTQALILEMADLTGRDNEEQPSIPVVWYASASGFQFGNNRVNMQLLTEGINQAFSQSAYLSTDK; translated from the coding sequence ATGAAAAAGAAATTTTTATTATTTGCAGGCATAACCGCATTATTCTTGGCAGCATGTGAAAAAGACCCCGATATGGGGGAATTGGACACCGATTTGGTTGTATATACGAACCATGACAACAGTGTGGATTTCAGCCAATATGCCACTTATTACTTGCCCGACAGCATTTTAGAGGCAGGAAGCGTACGTGCTTCTTATTGGACTGACGAAAATGCACAGACGCTTATCGATGAGGTAGAAAGCCAAATGACCCGTTTGGGATATCAGCGCATCACAGACCCTTCCCAAAAGGACGAGGCGGACGTGGGCATACAGCTCTCTTACCTTGCGCAAACCAAGACCGTGATATCCGGCGGATATTGGAACGGCTGGTGGGATTCCTTCTATTGGGGAGGTTATTGGGGCGGATGGTATTATCCGTATCCGGTGACGTACAGCTACGACACACAAGCGTTGATTCTCGAGATGGCAGACCTGACCGGACGGGACAATGAGGAGCAGCCTTCGATTCCGGTCGTATGGTATGCCAGTGCATCGGGATTCCAATTCGGGAACAACCGGGTAAATATGCAATTATTGACGGAAGGCATTAACCAAGCGTTCAGCCAATCCGCTTATTTAAGTACTGATAAATGA
- a CDS encoding DUF4251 domain-containing protein, protein MKQILSGMMLFMLLLVGTSAVQAQETEKELTREEKKAMQAKLDSLLFEEAKQAMNEKQFTLEADQVVFKYGQMAYVNSNTNFVSVNGDDAVVQVAFNIPVSGPNGLGGVTVDGKVSSYKLEEDKRGNLRLSMNVMGAGISARVEIELIKDSNKASLDIFPNFNSNRLSLNGVLLPSHKSSVFKGRSF, encoded by the coding sequence ATGAAACAGATTTTATCAGGCATGATGCTATTCATGCTATTATTAGTAGGTACAAGTGCTGTTCAGGCACAGGAAACAGAGAAAGAATTGACACGCGAAGAGAAAAAGGCAATGCAGGCAAAACTGGATAGCCTGCTCTTTGAAGAGGCAAAACAAGCGATGAATGAAAAACAGTTCACCTTAGAAGCCGACCAGGTGGTATTTAAGTACGGACAAATGGCATACGTCAACTCGAACACCAATTTCGTGTCGGTCAATGGAGATGATGCCGTAGTTCAGGTTGCATTTAATATTCCGGTAAGCGGCCCGAACGGTTTGGGAGGCGTAACGGTGGACGGAAAGGTTTCATCGTACAAACTGGAAGAGGACAAGCGGGGGAACCTGCGTTTGAGCATGAATGTAATGGGAGCCGGTATTTCGGCACGGGTGGAAATTGAATTGATAAAGGATTCAAACAAAGCTTCGTTAGACATTTTTCCCAATTTCAATTCGAACCGCCTGAGCCTGAATGGAGTATTGCTTCCATCGCATAAAAGCTCGGTATTCAAGGGGCGTTCGTTTTAA
- a CDS encoding YbjN domain-containing protein has protein sequence MTDITVLIAVIALALWPVVLFLLRFMHERRKRMEHLDQMTKDELDEISTKDLVVNVLKKIGCQPEENEEGQIAFKYQGDDFYIAAEEENRFIMIWNPWWGSINADNEAFPVLKEIVNLVNVNSLVTTVYMADEDGKTVGLHSRCHTYFSPNEGELEDHLKMLLDFFFDTHNAIKENLNQLGNAAVAEEEKKERVKVKGFKAYKENTMPIEPKTE, from the coding sequence ATTACCGACATTACCGTCTTGATAGCCGTCATTGCATTGGCATTGTGGCCTGTCGTATTGTTCCTCTTGCGTTTTATGCACGAGCGCCGCAAGCGGATGGAGCATCTGGACCAGATGACCAAAGATGAACTGGACGAAATCAGTACAAAGGACTTGGTGGTCAATGTCTTGAAAAAGATAGGATGCCAGCCCGAAGAAAACGAAGAAGGGCAAATCGCTTTTAAGTACCAAGGGGATGACTTTTACATCGCCGCCGAGGAGGAAAACCGTTTCATCATGATATGGAATCCCTGGTGGGGGTCCATTAATGCCGATAACGAGGCTTTCCCTGTCTTGAAGGAAATTGTCAACTTGGTGAACGTCAATTCGTTGGTTACTACGGTCTATATGGCTGACGAGGACGGGAAGACCGTCGGGCTGCACTCGCGGTGCCATACGTATTTCTCGCCCAATGAAGGTGAACTGGAAGACCATCTGAAGATGTTGCTCGACTTCTTCTTTGATACGCATAACGCTATCAAGGAGAATCTCAACCAATTGGGGAATGCAGCCGTGGCAGAAGAAGAGAAAAAAGAGCGGGTGAAGGTAAAAGGCTTTAAGGCGTACAAGGAAAATACGATGCCTATCGAGCCGAAGACCGAATGA
- a CDS encoding TolC family protein, whose translation MKPKYILVAASMACLPLHAQQEWTLKQCIDYAIEHNLTIKQQEANAEQSRVELSTAKNSRLPNLAGSASQSFSFGRSLQADNTYNTINTQNTSFSLSTSVPLFTGMQIPNNIALSKLNLQAALEDLNAAKENISIQVASAYLQVLFNEELAEVAREQVSLSKEMLAQREAFFQNGKASESELYEAKSRVAQDELSAVQADNDYRLSLLDLSQLLELSSPDGFTIASPEADVIESLGTPLPPADIYSEALLIKPTIKAAQYRLEGAQKSIRIAQSEYYPQLSLGAGLSTNYYNMSGRENSNFGSQLRDNFSQYVGLTLSVPIFNRLATRNRVRSARIQQTTLGWQLEDSKKNLYKEIQQAYYNTLSAQTQYASSRTATEAAQASFDLMKEKYLNGKANATEYNESRTAWMRAVSDQLQAKYNYLFRFKILDFYRGVPLELK comes from the coding sequence ATGAAACCGAAATACATACTCGTAGCGGCATCCATGGCATGCCTCCCTTTACACGCCCAACAGGAATGGACGCTGAAGCAATGCATCGATTATGCCATCGAACATAACCTGACCATCAAGCAACAAGAAGCCAATGCCGAACAAAGCAGGGTAGAACTGAGTACGGCGAAGAACAGCCGCCTGCCTAACCTGGCGGGAAGCGCTTCCCAATCGTTCAGCTTCGGGCGAAGCCTGCAGGCAGACAATACCTATAATACCATCAATACGCAAAACACAAGTTTCAGTCTCTCTACCAGCGTACCGCTCTTTACCGGCATGCAGATACCCAACAACATCGCCCTCTCAAAACTGAACCTGCAGGCAGCGTTAGAAGACTTGAATGCGGCAAAGGAAAACATAAGCATCCAGGTGGCATCAGCATACCTTCAGGTGCTTTTCAACGAAGAGCTTGCCGAAGTGGCGCGCGAACAGGTCAGTTTAAGCAAGGAAATGCTGGCGCAAAGAGAAGCTTTCTTCCAAAACGGGAAAGCGTCGGAGTCGGAACTGTATGAAGCCAAGTCGCGCGTGGCGCAAGACGAGCTTTCGGCTGTACAGGCCGATAACGATTACCGCTTGTCTTTACTCGACCTCAGCCAGCTGCTGGAACTCTCCTCGCCCGACGGATTCACCATCGCTTCTCCCGAGGCAGACGTGATTGAAAGCCTGGGCACACCGCTTCCGCCTGCCGATATCTATTCCGAGGCACTGCTGATAAAGCCTACGATAAAGGCGGCGCAATACCGTCTGGAAGGAGCGCAGAAAAGCATCCGCATCGCACAAAGCGAGTATTACCCGCAACTAAGCTTAGGAGCAGGGCTAAGCACCAATTATTACAACATGTCGGGAAGGGAAAACAGCAACTTCGGCTCGCAATTGCGCGATAACTTCAGCCAGTATGTAGGGCTGACGCTCAGCGTCCCCATCTTCAACCGCCTTGCAACGCGGAACCGGGTACGGAGCGCACGCATCCAGCAGACCACCTTGGGCTGGCAATTGGAAGACAGCAAGAAAAACCTGTATAAGGAAATACAGCAGGCATACTATAACACCTTGAGCGCGCAGACGCAATACGCCAGCAGCCGTACCGCTACCGAAGCCGCACAGGCTTCGTTCGACTTGATGAAAGAAAAATACCTGAACGGGAAAGCCAACGCCACGGAATACAACGAATCGCGCACGGCATGGATGCGCGCAGTGTCCGATCAGCTTCAAGCCAAATACAACTACTTGTTCCGTTTCAAGATTCTGGACTTCTATCGGGGCGTGCCGTTGGAATTGAAATAA
- a CDS encoding efflux RND transporter periplasmic adaptor subunit gives MKKFMKIAALVLIAAIFIGTFVFLYQKSQPEEVSYQILKAETKDLVQTTVATGKIEPRDEVEIKPQISGIIAEVYKEAGQTVQEGEVIAKVKVIPELGTLNSAESRVRLAEMNGKQAETDLERMEKLYEGKLVSNEEYEQTLLAAKQAREELQAAKDNLEIVKEGITKSSASFSSTLIRSTITGLILDVPIKVGNSVIMSNTFNDGTTIATVADMSDLIFRGNVDETEVGRIREGIPVKITLGALQNMKFDATLEYISPKSTENNGANQFEIKAAISVPDSVTIRSGYSANAEMVLQHAEGALTIPESALEFSNDSTFVYVLTDSVPVQKFERRQVVTGISNGIDTEVKQGLKAGEAVRGLKIEK, from the coding sequence ATGAAGAAGTTTATGAAAATAGCGGCACTGGTGCTGATAGCCGCTATATTTATCGGAACCTTCGTGTTCCTTTACCAGAAATCCCAACCGGAAGAGGTGAGTTATCAGATTCTGAAAGCCGAAACAAAAGACTTGGTACAAACCACGGTAGCTACAGGCAAGATCGAGCCTCGTGACGAAGTGGAAATCAAGCCTCAAATATCCGGAATCATTGCCGAAGTGTATAAAGAGGCAGGACAAACCGTACAGGAAGGGGAAGTGATAGCCAAGGTGAAAGTGATTCCCGAATTGGGGACGCTTAATTCGGCGGAGAGCCGTGTGCGCCTGGCAGAGATGAATGGAAAGCAGGCGGAAACCGACTTGGAGCGCATGGAAAAACTATACGAAGGCAAATTGGTGAGCAACGAAGAATACGAACAGACGCTTCTTGCCGCCAAGCAAGCCCGCGAAGAACTTCAGGCAGCAAAAGACAACCTGGAGATTGTAAAGGAAGGTATCACCAAGAGCAGCGCATCGTTCAGCAGCACCCTGATACGTTCCACCATTACCGGACTGATACTGGATGTCCCCATCAAAGTCGGAAATTCCGTCATCATGAGCAATACGTTCAATGACGGCACTACCATAGCCACCGTAGCGGATATGAGCGACCTGATATTCCGAGGAAATGTAGACGAAACAGAGGTAGGGCGCATCCGTGAAGGCATCCCTGTAAAAATTACGCTGGGAGCCTTACAAAACATGAAATTCGATGCTACATTGGAATATATTTCCCCTAAGAGCACAGAAAATAACGGTGCCAACCAGTTTGAAATCAAGGCAGCTATTTCCGTACCCGATAGCGTGACCATCCGTTCGGGCTATAGTGCCAATGCCGAAATGGTGCTTCAACATGCAGAAGGCGCGCTGACCATACCGGAAAGTGCATTGGAGTTCAGCAACGACTCTACCTTTGTCTATGTATTGACCGACAGCGTCCCTGTACAGAAGTTCGAACGCCGGCAGGTCGTTACAGGCATCAGCAACGGCATTGATACCGAAGTGAAACAAGGACTGAAAGCCGGGGAAGCCGTGCGTGGACTTAAAATTGAAAAATAA
- a CDS encoding ABC transporter permease produces the protein MKQFDLDVWEEILVTITRNKTRSLLTAFGIFWGIFMLIALMGGAQGMQDMLSREFEGFATNSGFMGANKTSKAYKGFQQGRYWDLENSDVDRIRRSVNEIDIITPSLAKWGIDIIYNEQKISGTLKGLYPEYGKIEEPLIAYGRYLNDMDIQERRRVCIIGKRIYESLFPGHEDPCGKYVKINGIYYQVIGVSMSSGNISIQGRSETSVIIPFSTMQQNYNFGQKVQLLCYTAKKGHAISEVEKKVDQVVKQAHYIHPDDSQATILVNAEAMFSMMDNLFSGIRILGWMVGLGTLLAGAIGVSNIMMVTVKERTTEIGIRRAIGAKPDDILQQILSESMVLTIIAGMAGIAFAVFLLNVVETATSEPAAPTHFLISFWEAVGACLLLLVLGLLAGLAPAYRAMSVKPIDAIRDE, from the coding sequence ATGAAACAGTTCGATTTAGACGTTTGGGAAGAAATACTGGTCACCATTACCCGGAACAAGACCCGAAGCCTCTTGACGGCTTTCGGCATCTTTTGGGGCATCTTCATGCTGATAGCTTTAATGGGAGGCGCACAAGGCATGCAGGATATGCTTTCGCGCGAATTTGAAGGATTCGCCACCAACTCGGGATTTATGGGAGCAAACAAGACAAGCAAGGCTTACAAAGGATTCCAGCAGGGACGGTATTGGGACCTGGAGAACAGCGATGTAGACCGCATCCGCCGGAGCGTGAACGAAATAGATATCATCACCCCCAGCCTCGCCAAATGGGGGATAGACATCATCTATAACGAACAGAAGATATCCGGAACATTGAAAGGGCTGTATCCGGAATACGGGAAAATAGAAGAACCGTTGATTGCTTATGGCAGGTACCTGAACGACATGGATATACAGGAACGGCGGAGAGTATGTATCATCGGCAAGCGCATTTATGAATCCTTATTCCCGGGACATGAAGACCCTTGCGGGAAGTATGTCAAAATCAACGGCATCTATTACCAGGTTATCGGAGTAAGCATGTCTTCGGGAAACATTTCCATACAAGGACGTTCGGAGACCTCGGTCATTATTCCGTTCTCTACCATGCAGCAGAACTACAATTTCGGGCAGAAAGTGCAATTATTGTGCTACACCGCCAAGAAAGGGCATGCAATCAGCGAAGTGGAAAAGAAAGTAGACCAGGTGGTGAAGCAAGCCCATTACATCCATCCCGACGATAGTCAGGCAACTATCCTGGTCAATGCCGAAGCGATGTTCAGCATGATGGACAACTTGTTTTCAGGCATCCGCATACTAGGCTGGATGGTAGGATTGGGCACATTGCTCGCCGGAGCCATTGGCGTAAGCAACATCATGATGGTGACGGTAAAAGAACGGACTACCGAAATCGGCATCCGCCGCGCCATCGGGGCAAAACCGGATGACATCCTGCAACAGATATTGTCGGAAAGCATGGTCTTGACCATCATAGCCGGAATGGCAGGCATTGCCTTTGCGGTTTTCCTGTTGAATGTGGTAGAGACCGCCACCTCCGAGCCGGCTGCGCCTACGCATTTCCTCATCAGCTTTTGGGAAGCTGTGGGAGCCTGCCTCCTGTTACTGGTATTGGGATTGCTTGCCGGACTTGCCCCGGCATACCGGGCGATGTCGGTCAAGCCGATTGATGCCATCCGCGATGAATAA
- a CDS encoding ABC transporter permease, with protein MIDLIEEIYGTIMRNKLRTALTGFSVAWGIFMLIVLLGAGNGLIHAFEGQSEDMKMNSMKIYPGYTSKVYKGMQEGRNISLDNRDRELSETAFPEHVITTGATISQNDVTLINGKEFLTISIDGVFPNYPDLEAVKLKEGRFINERDMEEERKVIVLHKKTVETLFPHQHPIGKYVNANGVAYQIVGIYEDQNSFSPSALAPFTTIQAVYAKGDSIDNITFTTQGLTSEGDNERFEADYRRVLGGQKLFDPTDDGAIWIWNRFTQYLQQQTATQILHIAIWVIGIFTLLSGIVGVSNIMLITVRERTHEFGIRKALGAKPMSILWLIISESVAITTFFGYLGMVAGIAVTEYMNVAAGKQTMDMGVFSMTFFENPTVDLSVAIEATLTLIIAGTFAGLFPALKAVRIRPIEALRAE; from the coding sequence ATGATTGACTTAATAGAAGAAATATACGGCACCATCATGCGCAACAAATTGCGCACGGCACTGACGGGCTTCTCGGTAGCATGGGGCATCTTTATGCTTATCGTCTTGCTGGGTGCAGGCAACGGACTGATCCATGCGTTCGAAGGGCAATCGGAAGACATGAAAATGAATTCGATGAAAATCTATCCCGGATATACGTCGAAAGTCTATAAAGGCATGCAGGAAGGACGGAATATTTCCTTGGATAACCGGGATCGGGAGCTGAGCGAAACGGCATTCCCCGAACATGTCATCACGACCGGTGCCACCATCAGCCAAAACGATGTGACCTTGATAAACGGAAAAGAATTCCTGACCATCAGCATAGACGGAGTATTCCCGAACTATCCCGATCTGGAAGCCGTCAAATTAAAAGAAGGGCGTTTCATTAACGAACGCGACATGGAGGAAGAGCGCAAGGTAATCGTATTGCACAAAAAAACGGTAGAAACCTTATTCCCCCACCAACACCCTATCGGAAAATATGTAAACGCCAACGGCGTTGCCTATCAAATCGTAGGCATCTACGAAGACCAGAACAGCTTTTCCCCTTCGGCACTGGCTCCTTTTACCACCATACAGGCGGTGTATGCCAAGGGGGACAGTATCGACAACATCACGTTCACCACACAAGGACTGACAAGCGAGGGAGATAACGAACGCTTCGAAGCCGATTACCGACGGGTATTGGGAGGACAAAAACTGTTCGACCCGACCGATGACGGTGCCATTTGGATTTGGAACCGCTTTACACAATACCTCCAGCAACAGACCGCGACACAAATCCTGCACATCGCCATTTGGGTGATTGGTATCTTCACGCTGTTGAGCGGCATCGTGGGGGTGAGCAACATCATGCTGATTACGGTGCGCGAACGCACGCACGAGTTCGGCATCCGCAAAGCATTGGGGGCGAAACCGATGTCTATCCTTTGGCTGATTATCTCGGAAAGCGTAGCCATTACGACTTTTTTCGGATACCTCGGCATGGTGGCGGGCATTGCCGTAACCGAATACATGAATGTAGCAGCCGGCAAGCAGACCATGGATATGGGCGTATTCTCCATGACATTCTTTGAGAACCCTACCGTGGACTTATCTGTTGCCATCGAAGCGACCTTGACTTTAATCATCGCCGGAACATTTGCCGGTCTCTTCCCGGCTCTTAAAGCCGTAAGAATCCGTCCGATAGAGGCGTTAAGGGCAGAATGA